In the Nicotiana tabacum cultivar K326 chromosome 16, ASM71507v2, whole genome shotgun sequence genome, one interval contains:
- the LOC107810901 gene encoding dof zinc finger protein DOF3.4-like: MSSEVGDRRPARLPAPANETRPSEPENLPCPRCDSTNTKFCYYNNYNLSQPRHFCKSCRRYWTRGGTLRNIPVGGGTRKNSSHKRPRNTTSVTAQESVNATPITMIGSGQSSGSGSVSFMGCEVNLNESVQEAGGATNGTFTSLLTGPVGGGFVPLGGFGLGLGGFGLGNLDWPMEQVGGGNGGGGDGGETMKWQLSSGEIEGGGGEGISDDDCFGNWPDLAISAPGTSLK; the protein is encoded by the coding sequence ATGTCTTCAGAAGTTGGCGACAGACGTCCGGCAAGACTACCGGCGCCGGCAAACGAAACACGACCATCGGAACCGGAGAACTTGCCATGTCCACGCTGTGATTCTACGAACACAAAGTTCTGCTACTACAACAACTATAATCTTTCTCAACCTCGTCACTTTTGTAAGTCCTGTCGCCGTTATTGGACACGTGGCGGAACCTTACGTAACATTCCCGTGGGTGGTGGCACACGGAAGAACTCCTCCCACAAACGGCCCCGTAATACCACCTCCGTTACAGCTCAAGAATCAGTAAATGCCACCCCTATCACAATGATCGGGTCGGGTCAATCATCAGGGTCGGGTTCGGTTTCATTCATGGGTTGTGAAGTGAACCTCAACGAGTCAGTGCAAGAAGCTGGAGGGGCTACTAATGGGACGTTTACTTCGTTGTTGACAGGTCCAGTGGGTGGTGGGTTTGTGCCATTAGGTGGATTTGGGCTTGGGCTAGGCGGGTTTGGGCTTGGGAATCTTGATTGGCCCATGGAGCAGGTAGGCGGAGGGAATGGCGGCGGCGGAGATGGTGGTGAGACTATGAAGTGGCAGCTGAGTAGTGGTGAAATTGAAGGTGGCGGCGGCGAAGGAATAAGTGATGATGATTGTTTTGGTAATTGGCCTGATCTTGCTATTTCTGCACCAGGGACCAGTCTTAAATGA
- the LOC107810909 gene encoding lysine histidine transporter-like 8 yields MEERPETELISIPATPRASTPEILTPSGQRSPRGGHTSTGASNKDAKSWTPTSFISPRFLSPIGTPMKRVLVNMKGYLEEVGHLTKLNPQDAWLPITESRNGNAHYAAFHNLNAGIGFQALVLPVAFSFLGWSWGIISLTIAYFWQLYTLWILVQLHEAVPGKRYNRYVELAQAAFGERLGVWLALFPTVYLSAGTATALILVGGETMKLFFQIVCGPLCSSNPLTTVEWYLVFTSLCIVLSQLPNLNSIAGLSLVGAVTAITYATMAWVLSVSQPRPPSISYEPISLPSYTASLFSVLNAMGIIAFTFRGHNLVLEIQATMPSTFKHPAHVPMWKGAKVAYFFIAMCLFPIAIGGFWAYGNLMPSGGMLSALYAFHIHDIPRGLLAMTFLLVVFNCLSSFQIYSMPAFDSFEAGYTSRTNRPCSIWVRSGFRIFFGFVSFFIGVALPFLSSLAGLLGGLTLPVTFAYPCFMWVLIKKPTKYSFNWYFNWILGWLGVAFSLAFSIGGIWSMVNNGLKLRFFKPS; encoded by the exons ATGGAGGAAAGACCTGAGACTGAACTCATTTCAATACCAGCAACTCCACGTGCTTCAACGCCTGAGATTCTAACGCCGTCAGGTCAAAGGTCACCTAGGGGAGGACATACATCAACTGGAGCTTCTAATAAAGATGCTAAATCTTGGACACCAACTTCATTTATTTCGCCTAGATTCTTGAGCCCTATTGGTACTCCAATGAAAAGGGTGTTGGTTAATATGAAAGGTTATTTGGAGGAAGTTGGGCATTTGACTAAGCTTAATCCTCAAGATGCTTGGCTTCCTATTACTGAATCTCGTAATGGGAATGCTCACTATGCTGCTTTTCATAATCTCAATGCTGGTATTGGGTTTCAAGCTTTGGTCTTGCCTGTTGCTTTCTCATTTCTTGGATG GAGttggggaataatttccttaaccaTAGCTTATTTCTGGCAACTTTATACTTTATGGATCTTGGTTCAGCTGCATGAAGCAGTTCCTGGGAAGAGATACAATAGATACGTGGAACTAGCGCAAGCTGCATTTG GTGAAAGACTGGGTGTTTGGCTTGCCCTCTTCCCTACTGTTTACCTATCTGCAGGGACTGCGACAGCTTTGATTCTCGTGGGAGGTGAAACcatgaagttgttctttcaaattGTTTGCGGTCCACTCTGTTCATCAAATCCTTTAACAACTGTAGAGTGGTATCTGGTTTTCACTTCCCTCTGCATTGTTCTATCCCAACTCCCGAACTTGAACTCCATTGCTGGACTCTCCCTCGTTGGAGCAGTGACAGCCATCACATACGCCACTATGGCATGGGTCCTCTCTGTAAGCCAACCAAGACCACCTTCGATTTCATATGAACCCATTTCATTGCCTTCCTACACAGCTTCTCTCTTTTCTGTCCTGAACGCCATGGGTATCATAGCATTTACTTTTAGAGGGCACAATTTAGTTCTAGAAATTCAG GCAACAATGCCATCAACCTTCAAGCACCCTGCTCATGTGCCAATGTGGAAAGGAGCAAAAGTTGCATATTTCTTCATAGCCATGTGCCTGTTCCCTATTGCAATTGGAGGTTTCTGGGCTTATGGAAACCTT ATGCCATCGGGAGGAATGCTAAGTGCTCTATACGCCTTTCACATTCATGATATTCCAAGAGGACTTCTCGCCATGACGTTTCTCTTAGTCGTGTTCAACTGTTTAAGTAGTTTCCAGATATACTCAATGCCAGCATTCGATAGTTTTGAAGCAGGCTACACCAGCCGTACCAACCGACCATGCTCAATCTGGGTCCGTTCTGGATTCAGAATATTTTTCGGATTCGTTTCGTTCTTTATTGGAGTGGCGCTTCCGTTCCTGTCAAGTCTTGCAGGGTTGTTAGGAGGACTTACACTTCCGGTAACATTTGCTTATCCTTGCTTCATGTGGGTTCTAATAAAGAAGCCTACAAAGTATAGCTTTAACTGGTATTTCAACTGGATCCTTGGATGGTTAGGAGTTGCTTTTAGCTTGGCTTTTTCCATTGGAGGTATTTGGAGTATGGTCAATAATGGACTTAAACTCAGGTTCTTTAAGCCCAGCTAA